From one Solanum lycopersicum chromosome 12, SLM_r2.1 genomic stretch:
- the LOC101247890 gene encoding uncharacterized protein isoform X4 — MQKIGSISDTVMEILNFPASSFFSDQHAHTIMPILFSGRTLHFPKLSATSSSSSESHNSKQVKFAKKISQNSATSVRRAGSGSPLRKTHKLNLEVSPHRAVSAVRLMRIELGGAFADLLNEQGKGSGDNEMGYVERTLGFRTRDLDDRDLRLVTEVVGGTIRWRRYLDHLILSLCHDERTFRSMEPLLVQILRIGFYEITKLDMPPYAVVDESVRLAKVALRPGAGNLVNGILRKLAVLKESDSLPAVEVNGDDRQQARGLATLYSHPVWMVRRWTKYFGQDEAIKLMTWNNSYPSFSLRANTGKGLTGADLVSRLNMLKVPHEPSLYLDDFVRLKTGMQNVIQAGLLKEGFCAVQDESAGLVVSIVDPQPGENIIDCCAAPGGKTLFMASRLNGQGKLFAVDINEGRLRILRETAKLHQVIDVISTIHSDLRSFSTDKLVEWDKVLLDAPCSGLGVLSKRADLRWNRKLEDMEQLKHLQDELLDSASRLVKAGGVLIYSTCSIDPEENEERIEAFLSRHPALRSEDLASC; from the exons ATGCAGAAAATTGGTTCAATTTCTGATACAGTGATGGAAATATTGAATTTTCCGGCGAGTTCCTTCTTCTCCGACCAGCATGCACATACAATTATGCCTATATTGTTTTCAGGTCGAACACTCCATTTTCCGAAGCTCTCtgcaacttcttcttcttcttctgaatCCCATAACAGTAAACAAGTGAAATTTGCAAAGAAAATCAGCCAAAATTCTGCAACTTCTGTTCGCCGTGCAG GTTCTGGCAGTCCTCTAAGGAAAACCCACAAGTTGAATTTGGAAGTTTCTCCGCATAGAGCTG TGTCTGCGGTTAGATTGATGCGTATAGAGCTAGGTGGTGCATTTGCTGATCTTTTGAATGAGCAAGGGAAGGGTTCAGGGGATAATGAAATGGGATATGTTGAAAGAACTCTTGGGTTTCGCACTCGTGATTTAGATGACAGAGATTTAAGACTG GTTACAGAGGTTGTTGGAGGTACCATTCGCTGGAGAAGATATCTAGATCACTTGATTCTTTCATTATGCCACGATGAGCGGACATTCAGAAGCATGGAACCTCTTCTAGTACAG ATTCTTCGAATTGGTTTCTATGAGATCACCAAGTTAGACATGCCACCTTATGCTGTTGTAGATGAG AGTGTAAGACTTGCAAAGGTTGCTCTTAGACCAGGTGCTGGTAACTTGGTTAATGGGATTCTCAGGAAACTAGCAGTCCTTAAG GAGAGTGATTCCCTTCCGGCAGTGGAAGTAAATGGTGATGATCGTCAGCAAGCACGTGGTCTTGCCACTCTTTACTCTCATCCAGTT TGGATGGTAAGAAGATGGACAAAGTATTTTGGACAGGACGAAGCTATTAAGCTTATGACATGGAATAACAGCTATCCCAGCTTCAGTCTAAG GGCAAATACTGGGAAAGGTTTGACAGGGGCTGATCTCGTCTCAAGGCTTAACATGTTAAAG GTCCCACATGAGCCTTCTCTATACTTGGATGATTTTGTTCGTCTAAAAACTGGAATGCAG AATGTTATACAGGCTGGGTTACTAAAAGAAGGCTTCTGTGCAGTCCAGGATGAAAGTGCCG GATTAGTAGTCTCTATTGTTGATCCACAGCCTGGTGAGAACATAATTGATTGTTGTGCTGCTCCAGGAGGGAAAACCTTGTTCATGGCATCCCGTTTGAATGGCCAAG GTAAATTATTTGCTGTTGACATAAATGAAGGTCGATTGCGGATACTCAGAGAGACAGCCAAGCTGCACCAAGTTATTGATGTTATCAGTACTATCCATTCTGATCTTCGATCTTTTTCT ACGGATAAACTCGTAGAATGGGATAAAGTTTTACTGGATGCACCTTGTTCAGGGCTTGGTGTTCTTTCAAAG CGAGCAGATTTGCGTTGGAATAGGAAACTGGAAGACATGGAGCAACTTAAACATTTGCAGGATGAGCTTCTCGATTCAGCTTCCAG GTTGGTGAAGGCAGGTGGAGTGCTAATTTACAGCACATGTTCCATTGACCCTGAAGAGAATGAGGAAAGAATTGAAGCTTTTCTTTCAAGGCATCCA GCATTAAGGAGTGAGGATCTTGCTTCCTGTTGA
- the LOC101247890 gene encoding uncharacterized protein isoform X1, translating to MQKIGSISDTVMEILNFPASSFFSDQHAHTIMPILFSGRTLHFPKLSATSSSSSESHNSKQVKFAKKISQNSATSVRRAGSGSPLRKTHKLNLEVSPHRAVSAVRLMRIELGGAFADLLNEQGKGSGDNEMGYVERTLGFRTRDLDDRDLRLVTEVVGGTIRWRRYLDHLILSLCHDERTFRSMEPLLVQILRIGFYEITKLDMPPYAVVDESVRLAKVALRPGAGNLVNGILRKLAVLKESDSLPAVEVNGDDRQQARGLATLYSHPVWMVRRWTKYFGQDEAIKLMTWNNSYPSFSLSLNKTRANTGKGLTGADLVSRLNMLKVPHEPSLYLDDFVRLKTGMQNVIQAGLLKEGFCAVQDESAGLVVSIVDPQPGENIIDCCAAPGGKTLFMASRLNGQGKLFAVDINEGRLRILRETAKLHQVIDVISTIHSDLRSFSTDKLVEWDKVLLDAPCSGLGVLSKRADLRWNRKLEDMEQLKHLQDELLDSASRLVKAGGVLIYSTCSIDPEENEERIEAFLSRHPEFDIDPVNKYVPENFITTRGFYMSNPVKHELDGAFAARLVRSQ from the exons ATGCAGAAAATTGGTTCAATTTCTGATACAGTGATGGAAATATTGAATTTTCCGGCGAGTTCCTTCTTCTCCGACCAGCATGCACATACAATTATGCCTATATTGTTTTCAGGTCGAACACTCCATTTTCCGAAGCTCTCtgcaacttcttcttcttcttctgaatCCCATAACAGTAAACAAGTGAAATTTGCAAAGAAAATCAGCCAAAATTCTGCAACTTCTGTTCGCCGTGCAG GTTCTGGCAGTCCTCTAAGGAAAACCCACAAGTTGAATTTGGAAGTTTCTCCGCATAGAGCTG TGTCTGCGGTTAGATTGATGCGTATAGAGCTAGGTGGTGCATTTGCTGATCTTTTGAATGAGCAAGGGAAGGGTTCAGGGGATAATGAAATGGGATATGTTGAAAGAACTCTTGGGTTTCGCACTCGTGATTTAGATGACAGAGATTTAAGACTG GTTACAGAGGTTGTTGGAGGTACCATTCGCTGGAGAAGATATCTAGATCACTTGATTCTTTCATTATGCCACGATGAGCGGACATTCAGAAGCATGGAACCTCTTCTAGTACAG ATTCTTCGAATTGGTTTCTATGAGATCACCAAGTTAGACATGCCACCTTATGCTGTTGTAGATGAG AGTGTAAGACTTGCAAAGGTTGCTCTTAGACCAGGTGCTGGTAACTTGGTTAATGGGATTCTCAGGAAACTAGCAGTCCTTAAG GAGAGTGATTCCCTTCCGGCAGTGGAAGTAAATGGTGATGATCGTCAGCAAGCACGTGGTCTTGCCACTCTTTACTCTCATCCAGTT TGGATGGTAAGAAGATGGACAAAGTATTTTGGACAGGACGAAGCTATTAAGCTTATGACATGGAATAACAGCTATCCCAGCTTCAGTCTAAG TCTTAACAAAACTAGGGCAAATACTGGGAAAGGTTTGACAGGGGCTGATCTCGTCTCAAGGCTTAACATGTTAAAG GTCCCACATGAGCCTTCTCTATACTTGGATGATTTTGTTCGTCTAAAAACTGGAATGCAG AATGTTATACAGGCTGGGTTACTAAAAGAAGGCTTCTGTGCAGTCCAGGATGAAAGTGCCG GATTAGTAGTCTCTATTGTTGATCCACAGCCTGGTGAGAACATAATTGATTGTTGTGCTGCTCCAGGAGGGAAAACCTTGTTCATGGCATCCCGTTTGAATGGCCAAG GTAAATTATTTGCTGTTGACATAAATGAAGGTCGATTGCGGATACTCAGAGAGACAGCCAAGCTGCACCAAGTTATTGATGTTATCAGTACTATCCATTCTGATCTTCGATCTTTTTCT ACGGATAAACTCGTAGAATGGGATAAAGTTTTACTGGATGCACCTTGTTCAGGGCTTGGTGTTCTTTCAAAG CGAGCAGATTTGCGTTGGAATAGGAAACTGGAAGACATGGAGCAACTTAAACATTTGCAGGATGAGCTTCTCGATTCAGCTTCCAG GTTGGTGAAGGCAGGTGGAGTGCTAATTTACAGCACATGTTCCATTGACCCTGAAGAGAATGAGGAAAGAATTGAAGCTTTTCTTTCAAGGCATCCA GAATTTGACATTGATCCTGTGAACAAATATGTACCGGAGAATTTTATTACTACCCGAGGTTTCTATATGTCTAATCCTGTGAAGCATGAACTTGATGGAGCCTTTGCAGCTCGTCTGGTTAGGTCTCAGTAA
- the LOC101247890 gene encoding uncharacterized protein isoform X5: MQKIGSISDTVMEILNFPASSFFSDQHAHTIMPILFSGRTLHFPKLSATSSSSSESHNSKQVKFAKKISQNSATSVRRAGSGSPLRKTHKLNLEVSPHRAVSAVRLMRIELGGAFADLLNEQGKGSGDNEMGYVERTLGFRTRDLDDRDLRLVTEVVGGTIRWRRYLDHLILSLCHDERTFRSMEPLLVQILRIGFYEITKLDMPPYAVVDESVRLAKVALRPGAGNLVNGILRKLAVLKESDSLPAVEVNGDDRQQARGLATLYSHPVWMVRRWTKYFGQDEAIKLMTWNNSYPSFSLSLNKTRANTGKGLTGADLVSRLNMLKVPHEPSLYLDDFVRLKTGMQNVIQAGLLKEGFCAVQDESAGLVVSIVDPQPGENIIDCCAAPGGKTLFMASRLNGQGKLFAVDINEGRLRILRETAKLHQVIDVISTIHSDLRSFSTDKLVEWDKVLLDAPCSGLGVLSKICVGIGNWKTWSNLNICRMSFSIQLPGW, translated from the exons ATGCAGAAAATTGGTTCAATTTCTGATACAGTGATGGAAATATTGAATTTTCCGGCGAGTTCCTTCTTCTCCGACCAGCATGCACATACAATTATGCCTATATTGTTTTCAGGTCGAACACTCCATTTTCCGAAGCTCTCtgcaacttcttcttcttcttctgaatCCCATAACAGTAAACAAGTGAAATTTGCAAAGAAAATCAGCCAAAATTCTGCAACTTCTGTTCGCCGTGCAG GTTCTGGCAGTCCTCTAAGGAAAACCCACAAGTTGAATTTGGAAGTTTCTCCGCATAGAGCTG TGTCTGCGGTTAGATTGATGCGTATAGAGCTAGGTGGTGCATTTGCTGATCTTTTGAATGAGCAAGGGAAGGGTTCAGGGGATAATGAAATGGGATATGTTGAAAGAACTCTTGGGTTTCGCACTCGTGATTTAGATGACAGAGATTTAAGACTG GTTACAGAGGTTGTTGGAGGTACCATTCGCTGGAGAAGATATCTAGATCACTTGATTCTTTCATTATGCCACGATGAGCGGACATTCAGAAGCATGGAACCTCTTCTAGTACAG ATTCTTCGAATTGGTTTCTATGAGATCACCAAGTTAGACATGCCACCTTATGCTGTTGTAGATGAG AGTGTAAGACTTGCAAAGGTTGCTCTTAGACCAGGTGCTGGTAACTTGGTTAATGGGATTCTCAGGAAACTAGCAGTCCTTAAG GAGAGTGATTCCCTTCCGGCAGTGGAAGTAAATGGTGATGATCGTCAGCAAGCACGTGGTCTTGCCACTCTTTACTCTCATCCAGTT TGGATGGTAAGAAGATGGACAAAGTATTTTGGACAGGACGAAGCTATTAAGCTTATGACATGGAATAACAGCTATCCCAGCTTCAGTCTAAG TCTTAACAAAACTAGGGCAAATACTGGGAAAGGTTTGACAGGGGCTGATCTCGTCTCAAGGCTTAACATGTTAAAG GTCCCACATGAGCCTTCTCTATACTTGGATGATTTTGTTCGTCTAAAAACTGGAATGCAG AATGTTATACAGGCTGGGTTACTAAAAGAAGGCTTCTGTGCAGTCCAGGATGAAAGTGCCG GATTAGTAGTCTCTATTGTTGATCCACAGCCTGGTGAGAACATAATTGATTGTTGTGCTGCTCCAGGAGGGAAAACCTTGTTCATGGCATCCCGTTTGAATGGCCAAG GTAAATTATTTGCTGTTGACATAAATGAAGGTCGATTGCGGATACTCAGAGAGACAGCCAAGCTGCACCAAGTTATTGATGTTATCAGTACTATCCATTCTGATCTTCGATCTTTTTCT ACGGATAAACTCGTAGAATGGGATAAAGTTTTACTGGATGCACCTTGTTCAGGGCTTGGTGTTCTTTCAAAG ATTTGCGTTGGAATAGGAAACTGGAAGACATGGAGCAACTTAAACATTTGCAGGATGAGCTTCTCGATTCAGCTTCCAG GTTGGTGA
- the LOC101247890 gene encoding uncharacterized protein isoform X6, translating into MQKIGSISDTVMEILNFPASSFFSDQHAHTIMPILFSGRTLHFPKLSATSSSSSESHNSKQVKFAKKISQNSATSVRRAGSGSPLRKTHKLNLEVSPHRAVSAVRLMRIELGGAFADLLNEQGKGSGDNEMGYVERTLGFRTRDLDDRDLRLVTEVVGGTIRWRRYLDHLILSLCHDERTFRSMEPLLVQILRIGFYEITKLDMPPYAVVDESVRLAKVALRPGAGNLVNGILRKLAVLKESDSLPAVEVNGDDRQQARGLATLYSHPVWMVRRWTKYFGQDEAIKLMTWNNSYPSFSLRANTGKGLTGADLVSRLNMLKVPHEPSLYLDDFVRLKTGMQNVIQAGLLKEGFCAVQDESAGLVVSIVDPQPGENIIDCCAAPGGKTLFMASRLNGQGKLFAVDINEGRLRILRETAKLHQVIDVISTIHSDLRSFSTDKLVEWDKVLLDAPCSGLGVLSKICVGIGNWKTWSNLNICRMSFSIQLPGW; encoded by the exons ATGCAGAAAATTGGTTCAATTTCTGATACAGTGATGGAAATATTGAATTTTCCGGCGAGTTCCTTCTTCTCCGACCAGCATGCACATACAATTATGCCTATATTGTTTTCAGGTCGAACACTCCATTTTCCGAAGCTCTCtgcaacttcttcttcttcttctgaatCCCATAACAGTAAACAAGTGAAATTTGCAAAGAAAATCAGCCAAAATTCTGCAACTTCTGTTCGCCGTGCAG GTTCTGGCAGTCCTCTAAGGAAAACCCACAAGTTGAATTTGGAAGTTTCTCCGCATAGAGCTG TGTCTGCGGTTAGATTGATGCGTATAGAGCTAGGTGGTGCATTTGCTGATCTTTTGAATGAGCAAGGGAAGGGTTCAGGGGATAATGAAATGGGATATGTTGAAAGAACTCTTGGGTTTCGCACTCGTGATTTAGATGACAGAGATTTAAGACTG GTTACAGAGGTTGTTGGAGGTACCATTCGCTGGAGAAGATATCTAGATCACTTGATTCTTTCATTATGCCACGATGAGCGGACATTCAGAAGCATGGAACCTCTTCTAGTACAG ATTCTTCGAATTGGTTTCTATGAGATCACCAAGTTAGACATGCCACCTTATGCTGTTGTAGATGAG AGTGTAAGACTTGCAAAGGTTGCTCTTAGACCAGGTGCTGGTAACTTGGTTAATGGGATTCTCAGGAAACTAGCAGTCCTTAAG GAGAGTGATTCCCTTCCGGCAGTGGAAGTAAATGGTGATGATCGTCAGCAAGCACGTGGTCTTGCCACTCTTTACTCTCATCCAGTT TGGATGGTAAGAAGATGGACAAAGTATTTTGGACAGGACGAAGCTATTAAGCTTATGACATGGAATAACAGCTATCCCAGCTTCAGTCTAAG GGCAAATACTGGGAAAGGTTTGACAGGGGCTGATCTCGTCTCAAGGCTTAACATGTTAAAG GTCCCACATGAGCCTTCTCTATACTTGGATGATTTTGTTCGTCTAAAAACTGGAATGCAG AATGTTATACAGGCTGGGTTACTAAAAGAAGGCTTCTGTGCAGTCCAGGATGAAAGTGCCG GATTAGTAGTCTCTATTGTTGATCCACAGCCTGGTGAGAACATAATTGATTGTTGTGCTGCTCCAGGAGGGAAAACCTTGTTCATGGCATCCCGTTTGAATGGCCAAG GTAAATTATTTGCTGTTGACATAAATGAAGGTCGATTGCGGATACTCAGAGAGACAGCCAAGCTGCACCAAGTTATTGATGTTATCAGTACTATCCATTCTGATCTTCGATCTTTTTCT ACGGATAAACTCGTAGAATGGGATAAAGTTTTACTGGATGCACCTTGTTCAGGGCTTGGTGTTCTTTCAAAG ATTTGCGTTGGAATAGGAAACTGGAAGACATGGAGCAACTTAAACATTTGCAGGATGAGCTTCTCGATTCAGCTTCCAG GTTGGTGA
- the LOC101247890 gene encoding uncharacterized protein isoform X3: MQKIGSISDTVMEILNFPASSFFSDQHAHTIMPILFSGRTLHFPKLSATSSSSSESHNSKQVKFAKKISQNSATSVRRAGSGSPLRKTHKLNLEVSPHRAVSAVRLMRIELGGAFADLLNEQGKGSGDNEMGYVERTLGFRTRDLDDRDLRLVTEVVGGTIRWRRYLDHLILSLCHDERTFRSMEPLLVQILRIGFYEITKLDMPPYAVVDESVRLAKVALRPGAGNLVNGILRKLAVLKESDSLPAVEVNGDDRQQARGLATLYSHPVWMVRRWTKYFGQDEAIKLMTWNNSYPSFSLSLNKTRANTGKGLTGADLVSRLNMLKVPHEPSLYLDDFVRLKTGMQNVIQAGLLKEGFCAVQDESAGLVVSIVDPQPGENIIDCCAAPGGKTLFMASRLNGQGKLFAVDINEGRLRILRETAKLHQVIDVISTIHSDLRSFSTDKLVEWDKVLLDAPCSGLGVLSKRADLRWNRKLEDMEQLKHLQDELLDSASRLVKAGGVLIYSTCSIDPEENEERIEAFLSRHPALRSEDLASC; the protein is encoded by the exons ATGCAGAAAATTGGTTCAATTTCTGATACAGTGATGGAAATATTGAATTTTCCGGCGAGTTCCTTCTTCTCCGACCAGCATGCACATACAATTATGCCTATATTGTTTTCAGGTCGAACACTCCATTTTCCGAAGCTCTCtgcaacttcttcttcttcttctgaatCCCATAACAGTAAACAAGTGAAATTTGCAAAGAAAATCAGCCAAAATTCTGCAACTTCTGTTCGCCGTGCAG GTTCTGGCAGTCCTCTAAGGAAAACCCACAAGTTGAATTTGGAAGTTTCTCCGCATAGAGCTG TGTCTGCGGTTAGATTGATGCGTATAGAGCTAGGTGGTGCATTTGCTGATCTTTTGAATGAGCAAGGGAAGGGTTCAGGGGATAATGAAATGGGATATGTTGAAAGAACTCTTGGGTTTCGCACTCGTGATTTAGATGACAGAGATTTAAGACTG GTTACAGAGGTTGTTGGAGGTACCATTCGCTGGAGAAGATATCTAGATCACTTGATTCTTTCATTATGCCACGATGAGCGGACATTCAGAAGCATGGAACCTCTTCTAGTACAG ATTCTTCGAATTGGTTTCTATGAGATCACCAAGTTAGACATGCCACCTTATGCTGTTGTAGATGAG AGTGTAAGACTTGCAAAGGTTGCTCTTAGACCAGGTGCTGGTAACTTGGTTAATGGGATTCTCAGGAAACTAGCAGTCCTTAAG GAGAGTGATTCCCTTCCGGCAGTGGAAGTAAATGGTGATGATCGTCAGCAAGCACGTGGTCTTGCCACTCTTTACTCTCATCCAGTT TGGATGGTAAGAAGATGGACAAAGTATTTTGGACAGGACGAAGCTATTAAGCTTATGACATGGAATAACAGCTATCCCAGCTTCAGTCTAAG TCTTAACAAAACTAGGGCAAATACTGGGAAAGGTTTGACAGGGGCTGATCTCGTCTCAAGGCTTAACATGTTAAAG GTCCCACATGAGCCTTCTCTATACTTGGATGATTTTGTTCGTCTAAAAACTGGAATGCAG AATGTTATACAGGCTGGGTTACTAAAAGAAGGCTTCTGTGCAGTCCAGGATGAAAGTGCCG GATTAGTAGTCTCTATTGTTGATCCACAGCCTGGTGAGAACATAATTGATTGTTGTGCTGCTCCAGGAGGGAAAACCTTGTTCATGGCATCCCGTTTGAATGGCCAAG GTAAATTATTTGCTGTTGACATAAATGAAGGTCGATTGCGGATACTCAGAGAGACAGCCAAGCTGCACCAAGTTATTGATGTTATCAGTACTATCCATTCTGATCTTCGATCTTTTTCT ACGGATAAACTCGTAGAATGGGATAAAGTTTTACTGGATGCACCTTGTTCAGGGCTTGGTGTTCTTTCAAAG CGAGCAGATTTGCGTTGGAATAGGAAACTGGAAGACATGGAGCAACTTAAACATTTGCAGGATGAGCTTCTCGATTCAGCTTCCAG GTTGGTGAAGGCAGGTGGAGTGCTAATTTACAGCACATGTTCCATTGACCCTGAAGAGAATGAGGAAAGAATTGAAGCTTTTCTTTCAAGGCATCCA GCATTAAGGAGTGAGGATCTTGCTTCCTGTTGA
- the LOC101247890 gene encoding uncharacterized protein isoform X2 gives MQKIGSISDTVMEILNFPASSFFSDQHAHTIMPILFSGRTLHFPKLSATSSSSSESHNSKQVKFAKKISQNSATSVRRAGSGSPLRKTHKLNLEVSPHRAVSAVRLMRIELGGAFADLLNEQGKGSGDNEMGYVERTLGFRTRDLDDRDLRLVTEVVGGTIRWRRYLDHLILSLCHDERTFRSMEPLLVQILRIGFYEITKLDMPPYAVVDESVRLAKVALRPGAGNLVNGILRKLAVLKESDSLPAVEVNGDDRQQARGLATLYSHPVWMVRRWTKYFGQDEAIKLMTWNNSYPSFSLRANTGKGLTGADLVSRLNMLKVPHEPSLYLDDFVRLKTGMQNVIQAGLLKEGFCAVQDESAGLVVSIVDPQPGENIIDCCAAPGGKTLFMASRLNGQGKLFAVDINEGRLRILRETAKLHQVIDVISTIHSDLRSFSTDKLVEWDKVLLDAPCSGLGVLSKRADLRWNRKLEDMEQLKHLQDELLDSASRLVKAGGVLIYSTCSIDPEENEERIEAFLSRHPEFDIDPVNKYVPENFITTRGFYMSNPVKHELDGAFAARLVRSQ, from the exons ATGCAGAAAATTGGTTCAATTTCTGATACAGTGATGGAAATATTGAATTTTCCGGCGAGTTCCTTCTTCTCCGACCAGCATGCACATACAATTATGCCTATATTGTTTTCAGGTCGAACACTCCATTTTCCGAAGCTCTCtgcaacttcttcttcttcttctgaatCCCATAACAGTAAACAAGTGAAATTTGCAAAGAAAATCAGCCAAAATTCTGCAACTTCTGTTCGCCGTGCAG GTTCTGGCAGTCCTCTAAGGAAAACCCACAAGTTGAATTTGGAAGTTTCTCCGCATAGAGCTG TGTCTGCGGTTAGATTGATGCGTATAGAGCTAGGTGGTGCATTTGCTGATCTTTTGAATGAGCAAGGGAAGGGTTCAGGGGATAATGAAATGGGATATGTTGAAAGAACTCTTGGGTTTCGCACTCGTGATTTAGATGACAGAGATTTAAGACTG GTTACAGAGGTTGTTGGAGGTACCATTCGCTGGAGAAGATATCTAGATCACTTGATTCTTTCATTATGCCACGATGAGCGGACATTCAGAAGCATGGAACCTCTTCTAGTACAG ATTCTTCGAATTGGTTTCTATGAGATCACCAAGTTAGACATGCCACCTTATGCTGTTGTAGATGAG AGTGTAAGACTTGCAAAGGTTGCTCTTAGACCAGGTGCTGGTAACTTGGTTAATGGGATTCTCAGGAAACTAGCAGTCCTTAAG GAGAGTGATTCCCTTCCGGCAGTGGAAGTAAATGGTGATGATCGTCAGCAAGCACGTGGTCTTGCCACTCTTTACTCTCATCCAGTT TGGATGGTAAGAAGATGGACAAAGTATTTTGGACAGGACGAAGCTATTAAGCTTATGACATGGAATAACAGCTATCCCAGCTTCAGTCTAAG GGCAAATACTGGGAAAGGTTTGACAGGGGCTGATCTCGTCTCAAGGCTTAACATGTTAAAG GTCCCACATGAGCCTTCTCTATACTTGGATGATTTTGTTCGTCTAAAAACTGGAATGCAG AATGTTATACAGGCTGGGTTACTAAAAGAAGGCTTCTGTGCAGTCCAGGATGAAAGTGCCG GATTAGTAGTCTCTATTGTTGATCCACAGCCTGGTGAGAACATAATTGATTGTTGTGCTGCTCCAGGAGGGAAAACCTTGTTCATGGCATCCCGTTTGAATGGCCAAG GTAAATTATTTGCTGTTGACATAAATGAAGGTCGATTGCGGATACTCAGAGAGACAGCCAAGCTGCACCAAGTTATTGATGTTATCAGTACTATCCATTCTGATCTTCGATCTTTTTCT ACGGATAAACTCGTAGAATGGGATAAAGTTTTACTGGATGCACCTTGTTCAGGGCTTGGTGTTCTTTCAAAG CGAGCAGATTTGCGTTGGAATAGGAAACTGGAAGACATGGAGCAACTTAAACATTTGCAGGATGAGCTTCTCGATTCAGCTTCCAG GTTGGTGAAGGCAGGTGGAGTGCTAATTTACAGCACATGTTCCATTGACCCTGAAGAGAATGAGGAAAGAATTGAAGCTTTTCTTTCAAGGCATCCA GAATTTGACATTGATCCTGTGAACAAATATGTACCGGAGAATTTTATTACTACCCGAGGTTTCTATATGTCTAATCCTGTGAAGCATGAACTTGATGGAGCCTTTGCAGCTCGTCTGGTTAGGTCTCAGTAA